AGATGAAACATTGTCACGAACGCAAAAACAGGCAACCAGGGGTTGATTCCACGCAGTAATTGCTTCACAGAACGAGGCTATCGCTAAACCGTAACAGTCTGAAACATCAAAAATACTCTGGCTATATTTGACCCAAGAGCACCAACTTGTCCTATCTGAAGGAAATCATGGCGATTTACAACAACATCACCGAGGTAGTCGGAAACACCCCGCTAGTTCGCATCAACCGCATTATTGAAGGCCCCGCCGAAGTTCTAGCCAAGCTAGAGTTCTACAACCCATCAGCAACGGTTAAGGACCGCATCGGTATCGCCATGGTTGATGCCGCAGAAAAGTCAGGTGCACTAAAGCCTGGTGGCTCAATCGTTGAGGCAACCTCCGGAAACACCGGAATTGCCCTGGCCATGGTTGGTGCTGCACGTGGCTACAAGGTAATCCTGACCATGCCTGACTCAATGAGCAAGGAGCGCCGCACTCTATTGCGTGCCTACGGCGCAGAGCTAGTTCTTACCCCAGCCGCTGAGGGTATGCGCGGTGCCGTTGCTAAGGCAGAGGAAATCGGCAACACCCAGGGCGCTGTTCAGGTTCGCCAGTTTGCTAACCCAGCAAACCCAGAGATCCACCGCAACACCACCGCTCAGGAAATCTGGCGCGACACCGACGGTCAGGTAGCCGCAATTGTTGCCGGCATCGGAACCGGCGGAACCATTACCGGTGTTGGTCAGGCACTCAAGGCACTGAACCCAGACATCAAGGTCTTTGCAGTTGAGCCAGAGGCTTCACCGATTCTTAATGGCGGAACCCCAGCAGGCCACCCGATCCAGGGAATCGGAGCCAACTTTATCCCTGAAATTCTCGACACCACCATCTACGACGAAGTTCTTGATGCCCCTACTGAAGAGGCAATCAAGTGGTCACGCCGTTTGGGTGCCGAAGAGGGTATCCTCGGTGGAATCTCATCTGGGGCAGCTATCTGGGGAGCATCAAAGATTGCGGCTCGTCCAGAATTTGCCGGCAAGAAGATTGTCGTAATCATCCCGTCATTCGGTGAGCGTTACCTATCAACAGTTCTTTACAAGGACCTTCAGGACCTAGACTAAAAGGTACTTTGATACGTTTTCGCGAAGACATTAGAACAGGCATCGAGCGCGACCCAGCAACTTATGGCGCGCTCGAGCTTGTTTTAACCTCACCCGGTCTCCACGCTCTTTGGCAGCACCGGATTAACCACGCTCTATTCAAGAGTGGCTTTCGCGTGCTTTCAAGAATCCTTGCCACCGGAACCAGATTTTGGACCGGCGTTGAGATTCACCCGGGCGCCACGGTTGGCCGCAGAGTCTTTATCGACCACGGGATGGGCGTTGTTATCGGTGAAACTGCGATTATTGGCGACGACGTACTGATTTATCACGGCGTCACTCTAGGTGGCCGTGAGAACATCACTGCAAAACGCCACCCAACCATCGGCAACAACGTTGTCATCGGAGCGGGTGCTATTGTTCTTGGCAACATCACCATCGGCGATGGCTCATCGATTGGCGCCGGAACCATCGTTACCAAGGACTTACCGGCCAACTCGGTTGTAGTTGGTCCGCAAATGCGCACCATCAAGTAGCGCCAAACCTCTCCTCTGGCTCCGGCCTAACTTTAAGTTTGCTGTGAGTCCCTTGACTGAACCTCGGATAGAGGTACCCTTCTTACGTAACCCTAAGAAGGAGGAACGGATGATTAAGATTTCTGATGGCTGCTGTGGTGGCGGTTGCACCTGCAGCAAGTAAGCCAAACAAAGAAAATCCTCGACTGTAAAGTCGAGGATTTTCTGCTATCCGGCCTAAAAGACCTTGAATTGGACTCTAGAGCCAGGCGCCGATGATTAGACCCATAACCGCGAGTGAAACGATGTCTTGACCCACCTCAATGATCCAGACACCAAAACCGTGGCGGGCAAAGAGTCGGTGCGAAAGCGATGATGCGGCGGCAATACCAGCACCCAAGAGAGCGCCCGCAGCCAGACCTTGCCAAGCACCAAAGCTTGGGTCAGCCAAACTTCCAACCTCGATGACAATTGCCACAGTCGCAGCCTGGGCGATGGTGGCCAGGTACGTTGAACCAAACAAAACAGCGACGCTGGTGCCACCCGGGTCAGTTGTAGGTTCGTTGCCATTTAGCTTCCACCAAATTGGGTAGAAAGTCTTTGGGCCAAACCAAACACCGCCGACAACAAAACCGGCGATTGAGGCGACTGCTACGGCCAACCAGTTAATCTGTGAAAAATCCACTTATTTCTTCTTTCTGTGACCGTAGCCTTCTGCGATTTCAACCTTACGAGTCGCAATCAACAGGGCGATTAATTCGGGCGTAAGTTTTTGAGTTTCTTTGACATGCAGAGAGCCACTGGTCTTATTGAAATCCCGAAGCTCATCGCTAAGCGTTACTAGAGTTTGCCCGCTGAACGGAAAATAAGCGCAGTGATTCTTGTAGGCAGCGAAGCCGCCGATAGCTTGGCCGTCGACTTTGAAGCAGGGCAAACCGTAGTAAATCACCTGTTCAGACTCAGGCTCAATTTTTAGCATTTCAGCCTGCCACCCCAGCAATGTATCTTGCTGCCAGCCAGATACGGTGGCTAGATACTCATCAATCGCGTTCATACCGCCAATTATGGCCGAGCAATTAACTGCGTGGGCGAAGGGTTGCAACCATTGGACACACAAACGGATCGGCGTTGTTACTCAGGCCAACTTTGCTTAGGTAGTCAATGATCACTTTGTAGCTGGCCATCAAGTTCATCTCGACCAGGGTTACGCCCTTTTCTTCGCAGAACTTTTTGACGATTGCGTTGGCCTTAATCAAGTTTGGTCGAGGCATCGAAGGAAATAGGTGATGCTCGACCTGGTAGTTCAGGCCACCCATTAGGTTGTCTTTCAACCAGCTGCCCTTAATGTTGCGACTGGTCAAAACCTGACGCTCAAAAAAGTCAATCTTGGAATCCTTTGGCACGAGAGGCATGCCCTTGTGGTTCGGTGCAAAAGCAGCACCCATAAAGAAGCCAAAAACCATCATCATGAAGACCCAGAGGGCAATCGCCCAGAGCCAGCCGAACATCCAGGTCATCAACAGGTAAGGCGAAGTCTGACGAACAATCATCAGAGAGAATTCGAGAAGTCTGGTGCCGATTGGGCGGTCTTTGCGGCGAAGGTTTGCGATGCTGTCTAGCAGCAGGTCAAAACCGGTTAGCAGAAGCAAGAACGGAAAAAAGTAACCCTGTCGTTCGCTGATCCAGCGCTCAATGCCGCGTTTTTGATCGCGTGATTCAGGTGTAAAACTCAGGATTCGAATTGCGATATCCGGGTCTTGACCAATTTGGTTTGGGTGCTGGTGGTGCTTATTGTGCTTGCGCAACCAGAAACCGTAGCTAAGACCAGCAAATAGATTGGCTAGAACCAGCCCAAGAGCATCGTTAGCTTTGTTGTTTTGAAAAATCTGACGGTGAGCTGCCTCGTGCGCAATGAAGCCATACTGAGCGCTCATGATTCCCAAAAGCCCTGCAATGCCAAAAGCCGCAAAGATCCAAGCCCAATGGGTTTGAACTGCTCCCCCGATAAAGCCGCCGGCAACCCAAAGGCCTGTGGCAATTGCCGAAATCACAGATAAACGGATGATGTAGAAACTTGGCTTCTTCTTTAGCAATCCCGCCGACTTAACCAGGTTAAGGACTTCGTGAAAATTAGTTGCCGCTCTAGTTGCGGTCGCGACGGTCATAAACCGATTCTAGGCGCTCTAACTGTTAATACCCTGAAGATACGCCTCGAGTGAATTGAAGTAGCTGTCCATACCCTGACGGGTCAGTTCAACCTGCTCAGCTGGCATCTCGCCGAACTGCGAGAACCTGGCCCAGGTTCCTCCATCGCGCTCTTCGAAGTCAATTTCGATGCGGTGAGATGGAGTGGTCATGTCCTTCAACTCAAAATCGGCTGGATCCTGGCTGTAATGCATGGTGTGGACCAACTTTTTATTTGGAACCACAAGCTGATATTCACCCCAGAAATAGGCGTTGAAGCCGTGCGCAGAAACATCAACACCAATAGCCCACAGGCCGCCTTCACGGGTTTCTGAAGATGCAGAACCAGCAACAACCTTTAGCTCGGTTGGGCTATACCACTTTTCTAACTGTGCTGGTTCAGTCCAGGCCGCCCACATTTGTTCAATTGAAACCGGATAAACCCGCTCAACTGAGTAAAGAAAAGATTGCTCCATCACAGGCTCCTTAAGCGCTTCTGAAGGAATTAAACGTTGAAGCGGAATTCGACTACATCTCCATCTTTCATGATGTAGTCCTTTCCTTCCATACGAACCTTGCCAGCAGCCTTGGCATCTGCCATTGAGCCTGCAGCCATTAGGTCCTCGTAAGAGACAATTTCAGCCTTGATGAATCCACGCTGGAAATCGGTGTGAATTACACCAGCAGCCTGTGGCGCTGTCCAGCCCTTGTGGATGGTCCAGGCACGAGCCTCTTTAGGGCCCACGGTCAGGTAGGTCTGCAGCCCAAGGGTGTCAAAACCAATGCGAGCCAGCTGGTCCAGGCCAGATTCATCCTGACCCAATGAGGCTAGGAGCTCGTTGGCCTCTTCAACCGAGAGGTCGATGAGTTCAGATTCAACCTTGGCATCGAGGAACACTGCCTCTGCCGGTGCGACCAAGTCGGCGAGCGCCTTCTTCTTGGCGGCATCGGTCAAGATTCCCTCGTCTACGTTGAAGACGTAAATGATTGGCTTGGCAGTCAAAAGACCAAGGTCTTTGATCGGGGTTAGGTCAACATCACTTGATGACAGCGGCTTACCTGCGTCTAGAACAGCTTTGGCCTCGTCAATAGCCTCCAGAGCGGCCGGCTCCATTTTCTTGCCCTTGACTTCTTTTTCAATTCGTGGACGAGCCTTATCCAAGGTCTCCATGTCTGCCAAAATCAACTCGGTGTTGATGGTCTCAATGTCACTGGCGGCGTCTACTTTGCCGTCTACGTGAACTACATCGCCGTCGACAAAACCACGAACCACCTGAGCAATTGCGTCAGCCTCACGGATGTTGGCTAGAAACTTGTTGCCTAGGCCCTCACCGACCGATGCGCCGCGAACGATACCCGCGATGTCGACAAATGACACGGGCGCAGGCAGGAGGCGCTCAGAGCCATACATGTCAGCCAAGCCCTGAAGGCGAGGGTCTGGAAGGTTCACGACACCAACGTTTGGTTCGATAGTTGCAAACGGATAGTTTGCCGCTAGAACGTTGTTTTTGGTGAGTGCATTAAAGAGGGTCGACTTG
This portion of the Rhodoluna limnophila genome encodes:
- the cysK gene encoding cysteine synthase A; amino-acid sequence: MAIYNNITEVVGNTPLVRINRIIEGPAEVLAKLEFYNPSATVKDRIGIAMVDAAEKSGALKPGGSIVEATSGNTGIALAMVGAARGYKVILTMPDSMSKERRTLLRAYGAELVLTPAAEGMRGAVAKAEEIGNTQGAVQVRQFANPANPEIHRNTTAQEIWRDTDGQVAAIVAGIGTGGTITGVGQALKALNPDIKVFAVEPEASPILNGGTPAGHPIQGIGANFIPEILDTTIYDEVLDAPTEEAIKWSRRLGAEEGILGGISSGAAIWGASKIAARPEFAGKKIVVIIPSFGERYLSTVLYKDLQDLD
- the cysE gene encoding serine O-acetyltransferase, with amino-acid sequence MIRFREDIRTGIERDPATYGALELVLTSPGLHALWQHRINHALFKSGFRVLSRILATGTRFWTGVEIHPGATVGRRVFIDHGMGVVIGETAIIGDDVLIYHGVTLGGRENITAKRHPTIGNNVVIGAGAIVLGNITIGDGSSIGAGTIVTKDLPANSVVVGPQMRTIK
- a CDS encoding DUF1761 domain-containing protein encodes the protein MDFSQINWLAVAVASIAGFVVGGVWFGPKTFYPIWWKLNGNEPTTDPGGTSVAVLFGSTYLATIAQAATVAIVIEVGSLADPSFGAWQGLAAGALLGAGIAAASSLSHRLFARHGFGVWIIEVGQDIVSLAVMGLIIGAWL
- a CDS encoding iron chaperone, whose protein sequence is MNAIDEYLATVSGWQQDTLLGWQAEMLKIEPESEQVIYYGLPCFKVDGQAIGGFAAYKNHCAYFPFSGQTLVTLSDELRDFNKTSGSLHVKETQKLTPELIALLIATRKVEIAEGYGHRKKK
- a CDS encoding fatty acid desaturase family protein; this translates as MTVATATRAATNFHEVLNLVKSAGLLKKKPSFYIIRLSVISAIATGLWVAGGFIGGAVQTHWAWIFAAFGIAGLLGIMSAQYGFIAHEAAHRQIFQNNKANDALGLVLANLFAGLSYGFWLRKHNKHHQHPNQIGQDPDIAIRILSFTPESRDQKRGIERWISERQGYFFPFLLLLTGFDLLLDSIANLRRKDRPIGTRLLEFSLMIVRQTSPYLLMTWMFGWLWAIALWVFMMMVFGFFMGAAFAPNHKGMPLVPKDSKIDFFERQVLTSRNIKGSWLKDNLMGGLNYQVEHHLFPSMPRPNLIKANAIVKKFCEEKGVTLVEMNLMASYKVIIDYLSKVGLSNNADPFVCPMVATLRPRS
- a CDS encoding SRPBCC family protein; this translates as MEQSFLYSVERVYPVSIEQMWAAWTEPAQLEKWYSPTELKVVAGSASSETREGGLWAIGVDVSAHGFNAYFWGEYQLVVPNKKLVHTMHYSQDPADFELKDMTTPSHRIEIDFEERDGGTWARFSQFGEMPAEQVELTRQGMDSYFNSLEAYLQGINS
- the ychF gene encoding redox-regulated ATPase YchF; the protein is MALTIGIVGLPNVGKSTLFNALTKNNVLAANYPFATIEPNVGVVNLPDPRLQGLADMYGSERLLPAPVSFVDIAGIVRGASVGEGLGNKFLANIREADAIAQVVRGFVDGDVVHVDGKVDAASDIETINTELILADMETLDKARPRIEKEVKGKKMEPAALEAIDEAKAVLDAGKPLSSSDVDLTPIKDLGLLTAKPIIYVFNVDEGILTDAAKKKALADLVAPAEAVFLDAKVESELIDLSVEEANELLASLGQDESGLDQLARIGFDTLGLQTYLTVGPKEARAWTIHKGWTAPQAAGVIHTDFQRGFIKAEIVSYEDLMAAGSMADAKAAGKVRMEGKDYIMKDGDVVEFRFNV